In Vicugna pacos chromosome 10, VicPac4, whole genome shotgun sequence, the following proteins share a genomic window:
- the MYOD1 gene encoding myoblast determination protein 1: protein MELLSPPLRDVDLTGPDSSLCNFATADDFYDDPCFDSPDLRFFEDLDPRLVHVGALLKPEEHSHFPAAAHSAPGAREDEHVRAPSGHHQAGRCLLWACKACKRKTTNADRRKAATMRERRRLSKVNEAFETLKRCTSSNPNQRLPKVEILRNAIRYIEGLQALLRDQDAAPPGPAAAFYAPGPLPPGRGGEHYSGDSDASSPRSNCSDGMMDYSGPPSGARRRNCYDGTYYSEAPSEPRPGKSAAVSSLDCLSSIVERISTESPAAPTLLLADVPPESSPGRQEAAAGSEVERGTPAPSPDAAPPCPVGANSNPIYQVL from the exons ATGGAGCTGCTGTCGCCGCCGCTGCGCGATGTAGACTTGACGGGCCCCGACAGCTCTCTCTGCAATTTTGCAACAGCGGATGACTTCTATGATGACCCGTGTTTTGACTCCCCGGACCTGCGCTTCTTCGAGGACCTGGACCCGCGCCTCGTGCACGTGGGCGCGCTCCTGAAGCCAGAGGAACACTCTCATTTCCCTGCGGCCGCGCACTCGGCTCCGGGCGCTAGAGAGGACGAGCATGTGCGCGCGCCCAGCGGGCACCACCAGGCGGGTCGCTGTCTACTGTGGGCCTGCAAGGCGTGCAAACGCAAGACCACTAACGCTGACCGCCGCAAGGCAGCCACCATGCGCGAGCGGCGCCGCCTGAGCAAAGTCAACGAGGCCTTTGAGACGCTCAAGCGCTGCACGTCTAGCAACCCGAACCAGCGGCTGCCCAAAGTGGAGATCCTGCGCAATGCCATCCGTTATATCGAGGGCCTGCAGGCGCTGCTTCGCGACCAGGACGCCGCGCCCCCTGGCCCCGCAGCTGCCTTTTACGCGCCTGGCCCGCTGCCCCCAGGCCGCGGCGGGGAGCATTACAGCGGCGACTCTGATGCGTCCAGCCCGCGCTCCAACTGCTCCGACGGCATG ATGGACTACAGCGGCCCCCCGAGCGGTGCCCGGCGGCGGAACTGCTACGACGGCACCTACTACAGCGAGGCGCCCAGCG AACCCCGGCCCGGGAAGAGTGCTGCGGTGTCGAGCCTCGACTGCCTGTCCAGCATCGTGGAGCGCATCTCCACCGAGAGCCCCGCCGCACCGACGCTTCTGCTGGCTGACGTGCCGCCGGAGTCGTCTCCGGGCCGGCAAGAGGCGGCTGCCGGGAGCGAGGTGGAGCGCGGcacgcccgccccctccccggacGCCGCCCCGCCTTGCCCCGTGGGCGCGAACTCCAACCCAATCTACCAGGTGCTCTGA